A window of Dehalogenimonas sp. WBC-2 genomic DNA:
GTCTGGTTGCTGTATGCCGCGGTAATGCACTGATTATCGGTCTGGGTGACAATGAAAACTGGTTGGGGTCGGATGTGCTGGCTTTTCTGGAACATACCAACCGGGCAATATATTTAGAAAATGGCGATTTGGCTGTAATCAGCGCAAAGTCTGTTGAAGTTCATCGTGACAAGCAGTTGATAACACCACAAATAAAGATCATTGACTGGTCGCCTGAACAAGCCGGTAAATCCGGGTATGAGCACTTCATGCTTAAAGAAATCCATGAACAGCCAAGGGTGATCCGTGAGAATATTGGATTTGGACATACGAACAAAAAAAGTCGGGCAAATCTTATTTTAGGACAAGCAGGCATATCATCAATTCTCATTCTGGGTTGCGGCAGTTCATATCATGCAGGGTTAGTGGCTAAAGGGTTTATCGAAGAACTTCTGGGAATCCCGGTAAATGTGGAATTGGCTTCTGAGTTCAGTCATGATATTGCTGTTTGCCAGGCCAATAGACTGGTCATAGGTCTGACTCAGTCCGGCGAGACAGCCGATACATTGTCGGCGATAACGCGCTTGAAAAAAGCAGGGTCAAAAGTAATTGCCTTGACCAATGTGGCAGGTTCAAGTATTACGCGTATAGCTGAAGAAACACTATTTCTGAAAGCCGGGCCTGAAATCAGTGTCGCCGCAACTAAAAGCTTCACGGCGCAGTTAGTGGCTATGCTCATATTGACTCTGATACCTGATCGTCTCGGCCGGCGGCTCTATGAGAGATTAACAACTGAATTAAAATCATTGCCAGCCAAAGTGCAACAGGTATTGGATGCATCGGCCAGTATTGAGGAAAACGCCAGATGGCTGGCAAAATACAATGATGTTATCTGTATCGGTCGCGGTCTGCAATATCCCATCGCCCTTGAGACCGCGCTCAAACTGAAAGAAGTGGCCTATATTCACGCTGAAGGTTGTGCTGCCGGAGAATTAAAACACGGGTCTCTGGCGTTGCTGACAGAAGCCACTCCGGTTATCGCCATACTTGGTCAAGATGAGTCTCATGAAGCTATGATTACAGCCATCAGGGAGATAAAAGTGCGTGGCGCGCCGGTCATCGCCGTTACACCGAACGCCGATAGCATCCTTGAATCGCTGGCAGATAGAATAATTGCCGTGCCAGCAACGGATAAATTGCTCCAACCGGTGGTTAATGCGGTTGCGCTGCAACTCCTGGCTTATTTTACCGCCCGGGAACTGGGCCATTCCATTGATATGCCACGAAACCTGGCCAAGAGCGTTACCGTTGGCTAGATATATAGAGAAAGGGAAATTTTAAAATGTACAAAAAGATTCTGGT
This region includes:
- a CDS encoding glucosamine--fructose-6-phosphate aminotransferase (izomerizing), with the protein product MCGIVGYAGARPARPLLLEALLKLEYRGYDSCGIAVAGDDLVIYKDAVRITEFASSAMPAAGTIGIGHTRWASCGAPTRENAHPHADCSGLIAVVHNGNVLNYSTLKLRLEKLGHIFRSETDSEVISHLIEQYYDGDLAAAVERSMEDIEGSCALAAIHRDEKRLVAVCRGNALIIGLGDNENWLGSDVLAFLEHTNRAIYLENGDLAVISAKSVEVHRDKQLITPQIKIIDWSPEQAGKSGYEHFMLKEIHEQPRVIRENIGFGHTNKKSRANLILGQAGISSILILGCGSSYHAGLVAKGFIEELLGIPVNVELASEFSHDIAVCQANRLVIGLTQSGETADTLSAITRLKKAGSKVIALTNVAGSSITRIAEETLFLKAGPEISVAATKSFTAQLVAMLILTLIPDRLGRRLYERLTTELKSLPAKVQQVLDASASIEENARWLAKYNDVICIGRGLQYPIALETALKLKEVAYIHAEGCAAGELKHGSLALLTEATPVIAILGQDESHEAMITAIREIKVRGAPVIAVTPNADSILESLADRIIAVPATDKLLQPVVNAVALQLLAYFTARELGHSIDMPRNLAKSVTVG